CCTCGTCCTGTCCTTCGGCACCAGGACACCCGCTGTGCTCAACGCGCTCGCGGTGGCCCTCTACGCCCCCGACGCGCTGTGACACTCACCGAGGAGCACCGGCGGTCGGCCGCGCGACCCACAACCGGTCCCGGGCTCGCCAGCACCCCCGGTGGGACCAACCGCATGCTGACCGGTGGCCTGTTGGTCGCCGGGCTGGCCGTGGCGCTCATCGTCCTTGCCGTGGTGGCCGCGGCCTCCGGCCAGCTGTCCATCCCGGCGACGGAGGTCGCGTCCGGCTTCCTCCGAGGCCTCGGCATCGACATCGGGCCGGCCGCGAGCCACCCCCGCGCCGACGCCACGCTGTGGAGCGTCCGTTTCCCGCGGGTGGCCATGGCGATGGTGGTCGGTGCGGCGCTAGCGGTGGCCGGGGCACTCATGCAGGGTGCGTTCGGCAACCCGCTCGCCGAGCCCAGCGTGGTGGGGGTATCGGCCGGCGCGGCCGTGGGCGCCGCGTCAGCGATCGTGTTCGGCCTGACCGCCTTCGGTGCCTGGACCAGCGTGGTCTGCGCCTTCGTCGCCGGCATCATCACCACCATCGCGGTGTACCTGTTCAGCCGCAGTAACGGCCGGACCGAGGTCGTGACGCTGGTGCTCACCGGTATCGCCGTGAACGCCGTCGCAGGTGCCGCGCTCGCACTGCTGATGTT
This Dietzia psychralcaliphila DNA region includes the following protein-coding sequences:
- a CDS encoding FecCD family ABC transporter permease, which translates into the protein MLTGGLLVAGLAVALIVLAVVAAASGQLSIPATEVASGFLRGLGIDIGPAASHPRADATLWSVRFPRVAMAMVVGAALAVAGALMQGAFGNPLAEPSVVGVSAGAAVGAASAIVFGLTAFGAWTSVVCAFVAGIITTIAVYLFSRSNGRTEVVTLVLTGIAVNAVAGAALALLMFLGDTQAREEIVFWQLGSLNGSRWEHVLVVAPLALLGLVLAARLARPLDLLSLGERPARHLGVNVEGLRILAILLVGLLTAAAVSFCGIVAFVGLVVPHLVRMIAGPGHRLLLPASALGGAVCLLAADLLARTAVNYAELPLGMVTAAVGGPFFFWLLHRTRRT